In one Musa acuminata AAA Group cultivar baxijiao chromosome BXJ2-5, Cavendish_Baxijiao_AAA, whole genome shotgun sequence genomic region, the following are encoded:
- the LOC103998334 gene encoding cation/calcium exchanger 1 isoform X2 codes for MRRSLLCSSMNQMAPSSLSASPSPSPFKLIGISILLLSYSLSLLLFAPSLSPFLSDSDSDSNSRSSSSRLLLQYPLPSASSSSCSSVLELPPDRHCAFALSRCGRSGGGGGLVNYAAIHFCLFTGRPLLSLPALALLLLLHFYFLVSAARDHFTPVVTRLVAHLRLSPSMAAVTLLALGNGSPDLFASVAALRGGHPRTGLAAILSAGAFVSAFVVGAVAILAGPFPLDPGPFVRDVFFYLVAASALFYVYLSAEIFLWQAVGFILFYIFFVGFVFWMDLGVHGTTDKNGELEMGLAVEGEQEAWKKKDFFTDTADKESERPVGNIEEVESAWSLHRVLRKTGNTNMGSSSFNSFEAHCPITF; via the coding sequence ATGAGGAGGTCATTGCTATGTTCTTCGATGAATCAGATGGCGCCCTCGTCCTTGTccgcttccccttccccttcccccttCAAGTTAATAGGCATCTCCATCCTTCTACTCTCCTATTCCCTCTCGCTTCTCCTCTTCGCTCCCAGCCTCTCTCCATTCCTCTCCGACTCCGACTCCGACTCCAACTCCCGCTCCTCCTCTTCTCGCCTTCTACTCCAATACCCATTGCCATCCGCTTCTTCTTCGTCTTGTTCTTCGGTGCTCGAATTGCCCCCTGACCGGCACTGCGCCTTCGCCCTCTCTCGATGCGGCCGCAGCGGCGGCGGGGGCGGGCTCGTCAACTACGCCGCAATCCACTTCTGCCTTTTCACCGGTCGCCCCCTCCTATCCCTCCCTGccctcgccctcctcctcctcctccacttctACTTCCTCGTCTCCGCCGCCCGCGACCACTTTACCCCCGTCGTCACCCGCCTCGTCGCCCACCTCCGCCTCTCCCCCAGCATGGCCGCCGTTACCCTCCTCGCCCTCGGCAACGGCTCCCCCGACCTCTTCGCCTCCGTTGCTGCCCTCCGCGGTGGCCACCCACGCACCGGCCTCGCTGCCATCCTCTCAGCCGGCGCCTTCGTCTCCGCCTTCGTCGTCGGCGCCGTGGCTATACTCGCCGGCCCTTTCCCCCTCGATCCAGGTCCCTTCGTGCGTGACGTCTTTTTCTACCTCGTCGCGGCCTCCGCCCTCTTCTACGTCTACCTTAGCGCCGAGATCTTCCTCTGGCAGGCGGTCGGCTTCATCCTCTTCTATATCTTTTTCGTTGGATTCGTCTTCTGGATGGATCTGGGGGTTCACGGCACGACAGACAAAAATGGGGAGCTGGAGATGGGTCTGGCAGTGGAAGGAGAGCAGGAGGCTTGGAAGAAGAAGGATTTCTTTACAGATACCGCCGACAAGGAATCTGAACGACCGGTGGGAAACATCGAGGAAGTGGAATCTGCATGGAGTCTTCATCGGGTGCTTCGAAAG